One genomic window of Limanda limanda chromosome 16, fLimLim1.1, whole genome shotgun sequence includes the following:
- the LOC133022059 gene encoding olfactory receptor 4B13-like — protein sequence MENSTESLSFVLAMYGDTGQLKYLYFTLAVIFYISVIVANSVLIIVIYTDKNLHEPMYLFLCSLFVNEIYGSTSLLPCFMVHILSDTHGISASFCFIQIFNIHSYGAIEFGTLTIMAHDRYVCICKPLHYNSIITKRKVQIVISFIWIFCFVEIGVLLSFTIRLNFCGTVINKVFCVHHLVVDLSCSSDRTVSLVHDVFFGLIFSVVGPVSYISYSYVNIFSVCLKGSKETRMKALETCTPHFVSLTSFVFACFYSMISQRFDASTVPYPLCVFLSTYAMVIQPLLNPVIYGLKLSKIKHACKNVLTLKTSQLYIFPEAYLNSTEATLGHAAQTTLDWAMPVWSKPAEDWENKHLELEGCEEEERGME from the exons ATGGAGAACTCAACAGAGAGTTTGTCATTTGTGTTGGCTATGTATGGTGACACAGGACAGTTAAAGTACCTGTACTTTACTCTGGCTGTGATATTTTACATATCAGTGATTGTTGCAAACTCTGTGCTTATTATCGTTATTTATACAGACAAAAATCTCCATGAACCTATGTATTTATTCTTGTGTAGTTTATTTGTTAATGAAATATACGGCAGCACATCTTTGCTGCCCTGCTTTATGGTGCATATATTGTCAGACACACATGGCATTTCTGCCTCCTTCTGCTTCattcaaatatttaacattCATTCATATGGAGCTATTGAATTTGGAACATTAACAATTATGGCACATGACAGATATGTATGCATTTGTAAACCTTTACATTACAACAGCATAATTACAAAAAGGAAAGTACAAATTGTCATATCATTTATCtggatattttgttttgtgGAGATTGGAGTTTTATTGTCTTTTACTATTCGTTTAAATTTTTGTGGGACTGTTATCAACAAAGTTTTCTGTGTACATCACTTAGTTGTTGACCTTTCTTGTTCATCAGACAGAACAGTGTCACTCGTTCATGATGTGTTTTTTGGTCTTATTTTCTCTGTCGTTGGTCCTGTCAGTTATATTTCATACAGTTACGTCAatattttttcagtgtgtttaaaAGGTTCCAAAGAGACCAGAATGAAGGCTTTAGAAACCTGCACTCCACATTTCGTTTCACTCACTAGCTTTGTGTTTGCCTGTTTTTATAGTATGATCAGTCAGAGATTTGACGCGTCCACAGTGCCGTaccctctctgtgttttcttgtcTACGTATGCGATGGTCATTCAGCCTCTTCTTAATCCTGTAATTTATGGTCTCAAACTGTCAAAAATTAAACATGCTTGTAAAAATGTGTTGACATTAAAAACATCACAACTCTACATTTTTCCTGAAGCTTATTTAAATTCCACA GAAGCAACACTGGGCCATGCTGCACAAACAACTCTGGACTGGGCTATGCCGGTGTGGAGCAAGCCGGCTGAAGATtgggaaaacaaacatttggaaCTGGAGggatgtgaagaggaggaaagagggatggaGTGA